TCGCCCATGTTGCAGGGCGTTGTCGAGCAGGACGGCGAGCACCTGCCGTACCGCTGCGGCCGACGCCAACGCGGGCGGGGTGTCCGGTTGCAAGTCGATCCGGAGCGCGCGGCCCGCGGCGCTGAACTGGGGACCCCACTGATCGACGGCCTCCTGCACCACTCGTTCGAGGTCCAGCGGGTCGGCGGCGCCGCGGTCGTGTCGGGCGAGGGCCAGCAGCTCGTCGATGGTGCGCTCGATGCGATCGGTGGCGCGCAGGCCCCGGGCGATGACTAGCCACGGGTCTTCGCCACGTTGCTCCAGGGCATTCTCCAGACCGAGGCGGAGCCCGGTGAGCGGGGTGCGCAGCTGATGGGACGCCTCCGCGGAGAACGCGCGTTCGCGGGCGAGGAGTGCATCCAGCCTCGAGGCGGTGCGGTTCAGGGCGCTGCCGACCGTGTCGATCTCGACGTAGCGCACCGTCGGCACACGCACGCTGAAATCCCCGTCGCCGAGGCGGCTGGCCGCGGTCAACAGATCGTCGAGGGGGCGTGCCAGGCGGGCAGCCTCTCGCTGGGCGATCCCCCATACGACCCCGACGGCGAGCAGCGCCAGACCGGCCATCCCGAGCCAAGCCAGGGTGACCGGCCACAACAGTGTGTCGCGCGAACCGGCGATCCGCACCGCCCCGACGATCTCCCCGTCATGCGCCACGGGTACCGCCACGAGCAGCAGACCGTCAGCCGAACCGGTCTCGACCGAGCCGTCGAGGGCCGAGCGGACCATGGCCTCGGGCAGCTCCGGCCCGCGGCCGCTCAGGTAAGTGCCGTCCTCGTCGTAGAGGGACAGGAACGTCAGCGTCGCCTCGTCCTCGAGATCACCGGCGTTCGGGTCACCCTCGTCGGTCAGATCCGCCGACACCCGCAACGCGGCCCGGTCCGCCAGCCGCTCCAGGTCGAGCAGCTTGTAGATCTCTGCGTACTGGACGACGGCGACAGCCAGGGGAAACCCGAACAGCGCCACGGCCACCGCCGCCGCCACCACGGCGAGCCGGACGATTCGATGACGCACCTGTACGACTCCCTCTCGACCCGCGCTCGGGCAGGACGACCGGCGCGAGTGTAGGTAGTCGTGATAGCGCTGGCGGGTCCTAGGCAGATCCTTTACCGTCCGTTTGCCACATGAGGGTGATCTGCTGGCTTTCGGCCCGCCGCGGCATATGATGCGCCGAATTTTTTGCCATTTGATTACCTATGCTCTACCGGTGAGTTGCCTGACGTTGCATAGCGTCGGCGGGGTATCCGACCGCGAGGAGCCCGCCCACTGTGTGCACGCCCGAACCCGACCTGACGATCGTGTACCGGTCCAGCGCGGCCGAGAACAGCAAGCCGCGCCCCCGGTACTACGACAAGACCCTGGCGCTCGCCTCCGTGCTGAGGGCTGCCGAGGCGCTGCCGGCCCGGCCACGCTTCGTGTTCCTCAACGACGGGGAGGTGCCGGCGGACCGGGTACGGATCATGGCCGGGATCGGCGATGTCCGCCGCGTCGACGACGGCGGCAACCGGGCCACCTTCCGCCGCGCGGTCGCCCAGGAGGCGGCCCGGCCCGGATCGCGCAGCGGCCTCGTGTGGTTCGCCGAGGACGACTACCTCTACCGGCCGGACTCCCTGACGACGTTCGTCCAGGCGGCACAGAGATTCCCCGATGCCGACTACTTCTCCCTCTACGGGTCGGACGCGCTCGACACCTCGGTCGCCGGTAGACGTCCGGTGCGCCGTTCCGCGCCGGGTGCCGCATTCGACCCCGACGCGCGAGACTGCGGATCGGCAACCTGGTACCGCGCCTACGCCACCACCAGCACCTTCGGGGTGCGACGGGGCGCCCTGCGCGAGGATGCCGCATTGCTGCGGGTCATGCCGTTCACCGGTGGGGCGTGGGACACCGCCACCTGCCTGGCGCTGCAGGGCTACCGACCCTTCGGCCCGGCCGAAGTCCTGCCGACGTGCGAGGCCTCGCTCGTACGCGGGGTGGCCCGGGGAACGGTTCGCGTGCTCGCCAACCTGCGGTCGCGGCGCCGTCCGGCTCGCAGGCGCATCCAGCTCGGTACCGATCCGGAGCTGATCTGGCACATGGAGGTCCTGACCGGGGCCACCCGCACACGCCCCAGCGCGAGGACCGACGCGATCGACTGGGACGAGGTCGCCGGAGAGGTCGCGGACTGGGCAACAGTCAGATCGATGCCGGTTCCGCAGCTCCACCGCCGTTGTGCCGGCGCCTGACGTCCGGCTGCGATGACCACCGGGCTCGGTCCCTCCGCACGGCCTGCGCAGCGATCCGGTCACGCAGTCGTGGCGGGTGGGCTGCGTCGCCTGTCAGACCGTGAGCACGGCTAGGACGGGGCCGGCCAGCACTCCGAGGAGAAGTGAGGCGATGGCCGCGATGTAGGCGCTCCGTGCTGCGGAGCGGCCAGCCGGTGGCACGTCGTCGGCGGGTACGGCGTCACGGGCCCGGAGAACCGGGGCGATCCACCGCAGGTAGTAGAAGACGCTGGCCATGGTGTTGAGCACCGCGACCACGGCGAGCCAGGCCAGGCCGGCGTCGACGGCGGCGGTGAACACCGTCAGCTTGCCCACGAACACGGCGGTGGGCGGCGTGCCGATCAGCCCGAGCAGGCAGATCACCAGGCTCAGGGCGAGCAGGCGGTGCCGAGCGGCCAGGCCGCGGTAGTCGGCGAGGGTGCGGGCTCGGGGAAGGGCGGCTACCACGGCGAACGCGCCGAGGTTGGTCACCGCGTAGGCGGCGAGGTACAGCCCGAGGGCGGGCATCGCGAGCGGGGCCCGTCCGGCCGCGGCTACGGCCATCAGCAGGTAGCCGACCTGGCTGATCGTGGAGTAGGCGAGCAGCCGGCGCACGTCGTCCTGGAAGAACGCTGCGAGGTTGCCCAGCGTCATCGTGACCGCGGCGAGCACCGCCACCAGCAGCGACCAATCGACGTCGGACGTCGGCACGGTCGTGGACAGCAGGCGGTACATCGCCCACAACCCGCCGATCTTGGGGACGGTGGCGACGAACGCCGCGACGCCGGTGGTGGCGCCCTGCACGACGTCGGGCACCCAGAAGTGCAGCGGCACCGCACCGATCTTGAACAGCAGCCCGGCTAGCACCGCGACGAGCCCGACCGCGACCGCGACGCGCGGCGCGTCCGGTAGCGCGGCGGCCAGATCGGTGTACTGCGTCGAGCCGCTGACGCCGAACAGCAGCGTCGACCCGATCAGCAGGGTGACCCCGGACAGAGCGCCCATCAGGTAGTACTTCAGCGCGGCCTCGTTGCCCGGCCCGGTCCGGGCGATGCCGGTCAGGGCGTAGAGCGGGATGCTCGCGAGCAGGTAGGAGGCCACGAGCAGCAGCAGGTCGTTCGCGCCCGCCATGGCTACGGTGCCGAGCCCGCCGAGCAGCAGCAGGACATAGAACTCGGCCTCGCGGGTGCTCCCCGAGACCTGGTCACCCGCCAGACCGATGGTCAGGACGATCGAGGCGAGCACGACAATCCGAACCGCGCCCAGGCCCACGTCGACGACGTAGGTGTCGTCGAAGACCGACTGCACCGGGCGGGTCAGGTCCGCGGCCGCCGCGATCGCACCGGTGAGGCAGGCGAGCACCGCGATCGACCGGACGACGCCCTGACGGTTCCGCGGCAGGAACGATCCGGCCAGCAAGCCCACCACGGCGGCGAACACCAGGAGCAGCTCAGGGATCAGCGCACCGGGATTCTCGTTCATCATCGTCATCGAGCGACCAGCTCCACCACGGTCCGGGCGGCGGGCTCGATCACGTCGAGCAGGAACCGCGGGAGCACACCGATCACCACCGTGGCCACGATCAGGGGGGCGATCGCCCAGGACTCGACCGCGGTGAGGTCATCGGTCGCACCGGGCACGCGGGTCTCGCCGAGGAACACCCGCTGATAGGCGAGCAGGAACAGAGCCGCGGTGACGACGATCCCGAGCACCGCGATCGCCGTCGGCACCGGCGCGCCCGGCAGCGAGCCGGTGAAGATCTGGAACTCGGCGATGAACCCGGAGAACCCGGGCAGCCCGAGCGAGGCGAACGCGGCGGCGGCGAACAGCAACGCGAACCGCGGGGCGGGCCGGGCCAGCCCCCCGTAGGCCGCCATGTCGTAGGTCGCGCCCCGAGCGTAGAGCACGCCGGTGAGCAGGAACAACGCACCGGTGATCAGCCCATGGCTGACCATCTGCGTCACCGCGCCGGTGACGGCCAGAGTCCGTGCCTGCTCCGAGCTGCCCGCCACCAGTCCGGCCGCACCGACCGCGAGGATGACGTAGCCCATGTGGTTGACCGAGGTGTAGGCGATCATGCGCTTGAGGTCGGTCTGTGCGAGCGCGACCAGCGCGCCGTAGACCACCGACACCACCCCGACGGCGATGATCACCCACGCGTACTGCCGCCAGGTCTCCGGCATGATCGGCAGCACGATCCGGACGAAGCCGAACGTGCCCATCTTCAGCAGTACCCCGGCCAGGATCGCCGACCCGGCTGCGGGGGCGTCGCTGTGCGCGGGCGGCAGCCAGGTGTGGAACGGCACGGTCGGGGTCTTGATCGCGAACCCGATGACGAGCGCGGCCAGCACCAGCCCGGCGAGCGGACCCCCGCCGTCGAGTGGCGCGGCCGCGGTGAGCTCGACGATGTCGAAGGTGCCCCCGGCCAGGTAGAGCCCGATGAACCCGAGCAGCAGCACCAGTGAACCGAGGAAGGTGTAGAGGAAGAACATCAGCGCCGAGCTCCGCGCCCGTTCCCCGTGTCCCCAGCCGGCGATCACGAAGTACATCGCGACGATCGAGACGTCGAAGAAGACGAAGAACAGGATCAGGTCCAGCGACACGAACAACCCGAGCGACACCGTGTGCAGCAGCAAGAACAGCACCGCGTACGCGCGGACCCGGCGCTGCTCACGCAGCGAGTACACCGAGCAGGCCAGGAACAGCACGCCGGTCATCGCCAGCAACGGCAGCGACAGGCCGTCGACGCCGACGTGGTATCCGGCCGACACCGTCGGGATCCACGCGATGTCGGTCTCGTACCCGATACCGCCGGCGGGGTCGTACCCGATCCATAGCGCGATGACCAACGCCAGGTCTAGCACGCTCACCGCCACCCACGTCCAGCGGACCGCGCGATCGGGCAGCCGGGGCAGCGCGAGCAGCACCAGCCCGACCGCGAGCGGCAGGAACACCACGATCGAGAGCACGCCTCACCTCACCAGGATCAGGAACAGGGCCAGGACCGCGAGCGCACCCGCGGCCTGGGCGTAGTACTGGTGCAGCTGCCCGGTCTGCGGGCGGCGCGCCAGCCGGCCCAGGGCCCGGCCCGCGGCGCCGAGCCCGTCGAGCCCCCGGGACAGAGGCCCCTCCAGCCGGAGGTCGGCCAGCCGGGCGGCCGCACGGGTACCGCCCGCGGCCGCCCGCACCGCCCCGTCGACGACCCGCTCGTCGAACCTCGACAGGGCCCGGGCCAGCGCCATCGTCGGCTCCGCCACCCCCGCCAGCGCGACCCGCTCCAGGCCCAGCCAGCCACGCAGAAGTGTGACCCGGGTCAGGATGCCGACTATCGGCGGCAGGGCGGGCAGCACGGCCGCGCCGAGCAGCCCGGCGCGGGCGGGCACCAGCACGGCCAGCACCACGGCCGCGGCCAGCACGCCCGACACCAGCGCCTCGACGAGCGTCGGCTCCGGTTCGCCCACCGAGCCCAGCGCGGCGCGGACCGGCTCCGCGGCTGCGCCGAGCACCGCGGCCCCCAGTGCGAGGGGCACCAGCGGCAGCCTGGCCACGAGGGGTATCTCCTGGGTGCCCGGCTGTTCCCGGTCGTACCCGGTATCCGCGGGCGCCCGCCCCAGCACCGCGACCAGCGCCGCCGCGGCGTAGGCCGCGCTGACCAGCAGCCCGACCAGCCCGGCCACATAGAGGGCGGGCGAGGTCGCCGCGGCCGCGGCCAACACCGCGTCCTTCCCGAAGAAGATCGACAGCGGCGGCAGGCCGGCCAGGCTCAGCACACCCACCGCGAACACTGCCCCGACCAGCGGCCAGCGCCGCGCCGCACCCCGTAGCGGCGCGAGCTGCTTGGTGCCCAGCGCGGTGAGCCACGCCCCGGCGACGAGGAACAGCAGGCTCTTCGTCGCCGCGTGCGCCACCAGCTGCAGCGTGCCGCCCGCCGTGGCACCCACCCCGGCGGCGAGCACGATGAACCCAATCTGCGAACACGTGGACGCCGCGAGCAGCTGCTTGAGATCGGTCTGCGCGAGCGCGACCAGCCCGAGCAGCACCACCGTCACCGCGCCGACCCACGCCACCAGCGGACCGGCCCAGCCGGATCCGGCCAGTAGCGGCTCGATCCGCAGCAGCAGGTACCCCCCGGCCGCGACCATCGTCGCGGAGTGCAGCAGCGCCGAGACCGGGCTCGGGCCGTCCATCGCCCGGGCGAGCCAGAAACTGAACGGCAGCTGGGCGGACTTGCCCAGCGCGGCGACGACCAGCCCCGCGGTCAGCAGGTCTCGCCAGCCGCCGCTCGCCTGCGGCAGGTCGGCCAGCGCGAGGGTGCCCACGCCCCCGCCCAGCGCCGCCCCGGCCGCGACATAGAGCCCGATGTCGGCGCTGCGGGTCACCAGGAACGCCAGCGCACCCGACTCCATGGGCCGCTGCGCCTGCCAGCGGTGCGCGACGAGCGCGTAGGACATCGCACCCATCACCTCCCACGCCGCGAGCAGCGTGAGCAGGTTCGTGGCGGTGACGGTGAGCAGCATCGCGCCGACGAAGACCAGCAGTAGCCCGAAGAACCGGTGGCCGGCGTCCATCTCGGCGGCGGCGAACACAACCACCGCGAGCGTCACTGCGCTCACCACGAGCACCATCACCGCCGACAGCCCGTCCACCGCCAGCCCAAGGTCGATGCCGGCTATCAGCGCCGAGGACACGGTCGGGCGACCCACGGCCACCAGCGCCGCGAGTACCAGCACGACCGACGCCACCCCGATCGCCACCGGGGCGGCGACGCGCGCGGCCGGGCGACCGACGGCCAGCAGCACGACACCGGCCAGCACCGGCACCGCCACCAACCCGACCAGCGCGAGCTCCACGTCAGTCCTTCAGCTCGGCGGCCATGTCGGTCATGTCGATCTCGCCGGACCGGAAGATCGCGATGGCCACCGCGAACCCCATCGCCATCTCCACCGCCATCAACGTCACCGCGACCAGCACGACGACCTGCCCGTCGGGTTGCGCGGGCGAGACGTAGAACCAGAACGCCGCACCGGCCACGACCACCGCGTTCACCATCAGCTCCAGCCCCATCATGATCATCACGATGGACTGCTGGGACAGCGCGCCGTAGAGCCCGACGGCCAGCAGCGCGACCGCGAGCAGCAGGAAGGCCTGCAACGTCATCGACCCACCCCCCGGATCGGATCATCGGCGGGCCGCCGACTCAGGTCGTCGCCGAACCGGTCGTACCGGCCGCGCGGATGCGCGAGCACCACGGCGGAGACGATCGTGGCGAACAGGCCCAGCCCCACTACGAGCATCACGAGCATGTGCGAGCCCATCAGCGCCTCGCCGAGCGCGAAGGTCGGGTCCGCGGGCGGCTCGCCCTGACGCTGCGGCCAGTCGACGAGGAGCACACCCGTCGCGAGCACGACGAACGTGCCGACGGCGATGACCAGCGAGCCGCGCTGGTTGTGCACCATCGTCATCGGCATCAACCCGGCCGGGTTCATCATCAGCATGATCATGAAGACGGCCATCACGACCATCTCCATGATCATCATGAGGATGACGAGGACTCCTAGGTAGGACAGGCCGAGCAGCAGCAACGGGATCGCGGCGAAGACGAAGGACGCGAGCAGCGCGAATGTCGCCCGCGCCATCGAGTCGACGCGGAACACCGCAACCCCGGTGACCACCGCCCCGACCGCGCACACCCAGAAGATCACCGCCTCGTACATGTCACATCCCTCCCATCGCCGGCCCCCGGCTGACGACGACCAGCGCCACCAGCAGGGCCTGCAGCAGCGTCAGCGGGATCAGCACGATCCAGCCGAACTCGGCGAAGCGGTCCATCCGCACCGTCGCGCTCCGGCTGCGGATCCACACCAGCACCCCGAGCACCGCGACGGTCTTGACGAGCGTCCACAGCCATGGCGGCAGCAGCGGTCCCGCGCCGCCGCCGAGGAACAGCGGCACCGACATCGCCGCCGCGGCGGCCAGCAGCAGCCAGCGCCCGGCCAGCAGCAGCAACCGGTCCACCCCGGAGAACTCGGCCAGCACCCCGCCGGCGATGTCGCGCCCGGTCGCGGTGTCGAACGGCCCGGCGAACGACAGCGCCAGCGCGGAGAGCAGGAACGCCACGAACGCCACCGGCATCCAGACCACGAACCACAGCCCGTCCTGCGCGGCGACCGCATCCGACACGTTCAGCGAGGCCGCGCCCGTGGCCACCGTGATCAGGGCGAACATGTGCGGCAGCTCGTAGGACAGCCCCTGCACCGCGAAGCGGTACCCGCCCACCAGGCCCCACACCGAGTTCGTGCCCCAGCCGGCCATCCACAGCGCCGCCCACATCACGATCTCCATCGCGTTGAACCACACGATGCCGACCGACAGGTCGCTGGCCGTGGTGTCCCCGAGCGGGACGACCAACGCCGCGAGCACCGCAGCGACCGGCACAAGCACCACCCCGATACGGGCCAGTAACCGGTCCGAGGCGACGACGGCACGCCGCTGCTGCACCAGCAATCGGCCCGACTCGGCCAGCGGCGCAGCCAGCACCGCGCCGGTGATCCGCCGCCCGTCGGCCCGCGCGTCGAGCACCCGGGCGAACGCTGCCCCGGCTAGGGCCAACGCCCCCAGCAACACCGGCACCAGCAGCACAGTCCACAACGGGCCCTGCTGCACCTGGTTCATCCCGGCACCATCATCAGCGCGTCGAGGTCCATGTCCAGTGAGGCGACCACCACCCGGACGGACGCAAGCTCGCGCCCCTCGACGAGACCCGCCAGTGCCGTCAGCGCGGCGGCGGCCCGCCCGGCGTCCGGCGCGGGCCCGCCGTGCTCGGCAGTGTCTAGCCACCGGAGCCAGCGTGCGGTGGCGTCCCCGGCCAGGTCGGGACCGTCGTCGAGCTTCCCGAGCCCGTCGGTGGCCCAGCGCAGCGTGCGGGATCGGCGCAGCCGGCGCGCGAACCGGTGCAGCACGGCGCTGTCGACGGTGCCGGCGAGGACGTCGTCGCGCAGCCGGCGGGCCGTGCGTGCCGCCGTGGAGGACCCACACACGGCCAACAGCTGCGCCAGGCCGTCCAGTGCGGCCGCCGCCGGGGGGCACTCCCACGCCGGGCCGGGCTCCCCGACCACCTCGACCCGCGCGGCCTGAACGACATCGCCCTGAAGCGTGACGTGCACGACCAGTCCGGCGGGCCAGTCGGACAGAACGGGTCCCAGGGACATCTGCAGCACGTCGAGGGTGAGCCCGTCACGGTCCGGCGCCCGGTCCGCCATCGGCAACCCGGCAACCTCACCACCGTGCATCATGTGCATGTCGTGGCCGCCCGACATCTCGTGCCCGGACATCTCATGCCCCGGCACCTCGTCGGCCGGCACCTCGTCGGCCGGCACCTCGTCGGCCGGCACCTCGTGGGCCTTAACCTCGTGGGCCGAGGCAACGGTGCCGCGGCCCGGTTCCGGTCGCGCCTCCTCGGTCGCGG
This sequence is a window from Pseudonocardia petroleophila. Protein-coding genes within it:
- a CDS encoding NADH-quinone oxidoreductase subunit N; translated protein: MTMMNENPGALIPELLLVFAAVVGLLAGSFLPRNRQGVVRSIAVLACLTGAIAAAADLTRPVQSVFDDTYVVDVGLGAVRIVVLASIVLTIGLAGDQVSGSTREAEFYVLLLLGGLGTVAMAGANDLLLLVASYLLASIPLYALTGIARTGPGNEAALKYYLMGALSGVTLLIGSTLLFGVSGSTQYTDLAAALPDAPRVAVAVGLVAVLAGLLFKIGAVPLHFWVPDVVQGATTGVAAFVATVPKIGGLWAMYRLLSTTVPTSDVDWSLLVAVLAAVTMTLGNLAAFFQDDVRRLLAYSTISQVGYLLMAVAAAGRAPLAMPALGLYLAAYAVTNLGAFAVVAALPRARTLADYRGLAARHRLLALSLVICLLGLIGTPPTAVFVGKLTVFTAAVDAGLAWLAVVAVLNTMASVFYYLRWIAPVLRARDAVPADDVPPAGRSAARSAYIAAIASLLLGVLAGPVLAVLTV
- a CDS encoding NADH-quinone oxidoreductase subunit 5 family protein, with the protein product MELALVGLVAVPVLAGVVLLAVGRPAARVAAPVAIGVASVVLVLAALVAVGRPTVSSALIAGIDLGLAVDGLSAVMVLVVSAVTLAVVVFAAAEMDAGHRFFGLLLVFVGAMLLTVTATNLLTLLAAWEVMGAMSYALVAHRWQAQRPMESGALAFLVTRSADIGLYVAAGAALGGGVGTLALADLPQASGGWRDLLTAGLVVAALGKSAQLPFSFWLARAMDGPSPVSALLHSATMVAAGGYLLLRIEPLLAGSGWAGPLVAWVGAVTVVLLGLVALAQTDLKQLLAASTCSQIGFIVLAAGVGATAGGTLQLVAHAATKSLLFLVAGAWLTALGTKQLAPLRGAARRWPLVGAVFAVGVLSLAGLPPLSIFFGKDAVLAAAAATSPALYVAGLVGLLVSAAYAAAALVAVLGRAPADTGYDREQPGTQEIPLVARLPLVPLALGAAVLGAAAEPVRAALGSVGEPEPTLVEALVSGVLAAAVVLAVLVPARAGLLGAAVLPALPPIVGILTRVTLLRGWLGLERVALAGVAEPTMALARALSRFDERVVDGAVRAAAGGTRAAARLADLRLEGPLSRGLDGLGAAGRALGRLARRPQTGQLHQYYAQAAGALAVLALFLILVR
- a CDS encoding sensor histidine kinase codes for the protein MRHRIVRLAVVAAAVAVALFGFPLAVAVVQYAEIYKLLDLERLADRAALRVSADLTDEGDPNAGDLEDEATLTFLSLYDEDGTYLSGRGPELPEAMVRSALDGSVETGSADGLLLVAVPVAHDGEIVGAVRIAGSRDTLLWPVTLAWLGMAGLALLAVGVVWGIAQREAARLARPLDDLLTAASRLGDGDFSVRVPTVRYVEIDTVGSALNRTASRLDALLARERAFSAEASHQLRTPLTGLRLGLENALEQRGEDPWLVIARGLRATDRIERTIDELLALARHDRGAADPLDLERVVQEAVDQWGPQFSAAGRALRIDLQPDTPPALASAAAVRQVLAVLLDNALQHGRGTVEVSSRDVGGGAVAVDVGDHGPGIGVPDSELFTRTGPSSGGHGIGLPLARRLAEAEGGRLRLARPTPPLFTLLLPAGSHH
- a CDS encoding NADH-quinone oxidoreductase subunit NuoK; translation: MTLQAFLLLAVALLAVGLYGALSQQSIVMIMMGLELMVNAVVVAGAAFWFYVSPAQPDGQVVVLVAVTLMAVEMAMGFAVAIAIFRSGEIDMTDMAAELKD
- a CDS encoding complex I subunit 1 family protein; protein product: MNQVQQGPLWTVLLVPVLLGALALAGAAFARVLDARADGRRITGAVLAAPLAESGRLLVQQRRAVVASDRLLARIGVVLVPVAAVLAALVVPLGDTTASDLSVGIVWFNAMEIVMWAALWMAGWGTNSVWGLVGGYRFAVQGLSYELPHMFALITVATGAASLNVSDAVAAQDGLWFVVWMPVAFVAFLLSALALSFAGPFDTATGRDIAGGVLAEFSGVDRLLLLAGRWLLLAAAAAMSVPLFLGGGAGPLLPPWLWTLVKTVAVLGVLVWIRSRSATVRMDRFAEFGWIVLIPLTLLQALLVALVVVSRGPAMGGM
- a CDS encoding NADH-quinone oxidoreductase subunit J, coding for MYEAVIFWVCAVGAVVTGVAVFRVDSMARATFALLASFVFAAIPLLLLGLSYLGVLVILMMIMEMVVMAVFMIMLMMNPAGLMPMTMVHNQRGSLVIAVGTFVVLATGVLLVDWPQRQGEPPADPTFALGEALMGSHMLVMLVVGLGLFATIVSAVVLAHPRGRYDRFGDDLSRRPADDPIRGVGR
- a CDS encoding complex I subunit 4 family protein; the protein is MLSIVVFLPLAVGLVLLALPRLPDRAVRWTWVAVSVLDLALVIALWIGYDPAGGIGYETDIAWIPTVSAGYHVGVDGLSLPLLAMTGVLFLACSVYSLREQRRVRAYAVLFLLLHTVSLGLFVSLDLILFFVFFDVSIVAMYFVIAGWGHGERARSSALMFFLYTFLGSLVLLLGFIGLYLAGGTFDIVELTAAAPLDGGGPLAGLVLAALVIGFAIKTPTVPFHTWLPPAHSDAPAAGSAILAGVLLKMGTFGFVRIVLPIMPETWRQYAWVIIAVGVVSVVYGALVALAQTDLKRMIAYTSVNHMGYVILAVGAAGLVAGSSEQARTLAVTGAVTQMVSHGLITGALFLLTGVLYARGATYDMAAYGGLARPAPRFALLFAAAAFASLGLPGFSGFIAEFQIFTGSLPGAPVPTAIAVLGIVVTAALFLLAYQRVFLGETRVPGATDDLTAVESWAIAPLIVATVVIGVLPRFLLDVIEPAARTVVELVAR